The proteins below come from a single Corylus avellana chromosome ca3, CavTom2PMs-1.0 genomic window:
- the LOC132176327 gene encoding uncharacterized protein LOC132176327: MATKPLTSEAIAITEKKMDMALEDIIKLSKNTKTKPKKQRRVPSKNQKSSNNLAQDKSMKVKRFMDTRSSLRQGFLAQRRSNFQGNQFPLATEVARKAAAAPLRNRAFGRNRVANWNKARSGAPPVQRRAPNGDFAAKSPRQQQQANAVPKPRSQTLDSLFANMKEQRMRILSRQNNAPLPRNGGGSRIPPWARGRVGN, from the exons ATGGCGACTAAACCTCTTACAAGCGAGGCAATTGCTATTACAGAGAAGAAAATGGACATGGCATTAGAAGACATTATCAAACTGtctaaaaacaccaaaactaaacCTAAGAAGCAGCGTAGGGTTCCG AGCAAAAATCAGAAATCTTCAAATAATCTTGCTCAAGATAAATCTATGAAGGTGAAGCGTTTTATGGACACAAGATCCTCACTTAGACAG GGGTTCTTAGCTCAGAGAAGGTCAAATTTCCAGGGGAACCAATTTCCTCTGGCTACTGAGGTTGCAAGAAAGGCTGCAGCTGCTCCACTTCGTAATAGAGCTTTCGGTCGTAACAGGGTGGCTAATTGGAATAAAGCAAG GAGTGGTGCTCCACCGGTCCAGAGGAGAGCTCCAAATGGAGACTTTGCTGCAAAG TCACCCAGGCAGCAGCAGCAGGCAAATGCAGTGCCCAAGCCGAGGTCTCAAACGCTAGACTCTTTGTTTGCAAACATGAAGGAGCAGAGGATGAGGATCTTGTCACGCCAGAATAATGCTCCTCTGCCACGTAATGGAGGTGGCTCGAGAATACCACCATGGGCAAGAGGCCGAGTGGGCAACTAA
- the LOC132174397 gene encoding uncharacterized protein LOC132174397: MKDIGLDDEDSQSSSECSSSIGEEEGNESDDRSSYSTTFVGGIPEIPAMLSVTIGSEVEALSKKFVDAGAWVCAKVTKISAYTFTVNYSSPDGKIIEETVPRIAVRPVPPPLEGVANFTAGDIVECCHNFFWQTAKIFRALTGSNFFQVLLFGDSGGFVVHRSFLRVRQRWTGGGWCVVGKKSPTQYIEKRMCAFAKRKPCEDYSPIKKGIAGGRRKRRRLDEEEDCESVGSNSVGDESKRDDEAESVSTKRRITLDDDDKDFATIMDDKADSICSCT; the protein is encoded by the exons ATGAAAGATATTGGCTTGGATGATGAAGATTCTCAGAGCTCTTCTGAATGTAGTAGTTCTATTGGGGAAGAAGAAGGCAATGAGAGTGATGATAGATCAAGTTACTCAACTACATTCG TCGGTGGTATTCCTGAGATTCCAGCCATGTTGAGTGTCACGATAGGGAGCGAAGTGGAGGCGCTGAGCAAGAAGTTTGTTGACGCAGGCGCGTGGGTTTGCGCAAAAGTCACAAAGATTAGTGCCTACACCTTCACCGTCAACTACAGCAGCCCCGACGGAAAAATTATAGAGGAGACGGTTCCAAGAATAGCGGTTAGGCCAGTTCCGCCGCCTTTGGAGGGCGTCGCTAACTTCACCGCCGGTGATATCGTCGAGTGCTGTCACAACTTCTTTTGGCAAACAGCAAAGATCTTCAGGGCTTTAACTGGGAGCAACTTCTTCCAAGTTCTGCTTTTCGGAGACTCCGGCGGATTCGTTGTCCACCGATCTTTTCTCAGGGTCCGACAGCGTTGGACTGGCGGCGGTTGGTGTGTCGTTGGAAAAAAATCGCCGACCCAATACATTGAAAAGAGGATGTGCGCGTTCGCAAAGAGGAAGCCGTGTGAGGATTATTCTCCGATCAAGAAAGGGATTGCCGGAGGTCGTCGAAAGCGCCGTCGTttggatgaagaagaagattgtgagagcGTTGGGTCTAATTCTGTCGGTGATGAGAGTAAAAGAGATGACGAAGCTGAATCAGTTTCCACAAAAAGGAGGATTACTCTCGATGACGACGATAAAGATTTTGCGACAATAATGGATGATAAAGCAGACTCAATATGTTCTTGTACATAG
- the LOC132175324 gene encoding uncharacterized protein LOC132175324 isoform X1: MTLNLGSPWLSRLSHPPLPRLSDTFAINNNTSSSSSLLPLLPCTGSSLTFANFSKTLRARASLSESESGVAGDSAVSQLLGEDLLAKVSAAKDANEALEMIADKSGTSGGVVGVDDCCLIITAALQRNNAELALSVFYAMRTSFDQGASENRPSVERWRWTRPDVHVYTTLVQGLAASLRVSDALRIIEDICQVGVSPGEEQVPFGKVVRCPSCMIAVTVAQPQHGIQIVSCAKCRYKYELISGDIVSIESEEISMDVPAWKRWLRLLQIMKQRTPSAVHSIVVETPSGMARTHRFATETVDLPAQQGERVSIAVAAPSNIYREVGPFKFSPKAPNFYPGEPMCLTNHKDGRESLLLRAPQKEGSSSLLNPSILFPLLAVLATGDAASGIIDPSLPQFLSVAAVASLAVGATLNAFVFPQLNQLPQRSVDVIAIKQQLLSQYDVLQSRIKELKEAAEKEVWMLARMCQLENKILAVGEPSYRARRSRVKRVREGLENSLRGRIELIDSYARISSMVEIEVELDSDVLAAEAASNVERIAEQIQQIMELENLEERWRIQAEANDEAERLLSSQSIATEEI, encoded by the exons ATGACACTCAACTTGGGCTCCCCTTGGCTCTCTCGCCTCTCTCACCCTCCCCTCCCCAGGCTCTCCGACACCTTTGCCATTAACAATaacacttcttcttcttcttctctcttgcCTCTCTTACCATGCACCGGCAGTTCATTGACTTTTGCCAACTTCTCCAAGACCCTCAGGGCCAGAGCTTCTCTGAGCGAGAGCGAAAGTGGGGTGGCTGGGGACTCGGCGGTTTCGCAGCTGTTGGGCGAGGATTTGCTTGCTAAGGTCTCCGCTGCTAAGGATGCCAATGAAGCGTTGGAGATGATTGCTGACAAGTCTGGGACCAGTGGAGGTGTTGTCGGAGTTGATGACTGTTGCTTGATCATAACAGCCGCGCTTCAGCGCAACAATGCGGAGCTGGCCTTGTCGGTTTTCTATGCCATGCGCACGAGCTTCGACCAAG GTGCGAGTGAAAATAGACCTTCTGTTGAGAGATGGAGGTGGACCAGGCCAGACGTACACGTTTACACAACATTAGTTCAGGGTCTTGCAGCTTCATTGAGGGTTTCTGATGCTCTTAGGATAATTGAAGACATTTGCCAAGTGGGAGTATCTCCTGGGGAGGAG CAGGTCCCTTTTGGAAAGGTCGTGAGATGTCCAAGTTGTATGATAGCTGTTACTGTTGCACAACCCCAACATGGTATTCAG ATTGTATCTTGTGCAAAGTGTCGCTACAAGTACGAACTTATTTCTGGTGACATAGTTAGTATTGAGTCAGAAGAAATCAG CATGGATGTTCCAGCATGGAAAAGATGGCTAAGATTACTGCAAATAATGAAGCAGAGAACTCCTTCTGCTGTTCACTCTATTGTG GTAGAGACTCCTTCTGGTATGGCACGCACACACAGATTTGCCACAGAAACGGTTGATCTCCCAGCACAACAAGGAGAAAGGGTTTCCATTGCTGTAGCAGCTCCATCAAACATTTATAGAGAGGTAGGTCCTTTCAAATTCAGTCCAAAGGCCCCCAATTTCTACCCTGGAGAGCCCATGTGCCTGACCAACCACAAAGATGGCCGGGAATCACTATTATTAAGAGCCCCACAAAAAGAAGGAAGCTCATCGTTACTCAACCCCTCCATCCTGTTTCCACTTCTGGCTGTGTTGGCCACCGGGGATGCTGCCTCTGGGATTATTGACCCAAGCTTGCCCCAGTTCCTCTCAGTTGCTGCAGTTGCATCTCTTGCCGTGGGAGCCACTTTAAATGCTTTCGTTTTTCCCCAGTTGAATCAA CTTCCTCAAAGATCTGTGGATGTAATTGCTATCAAGCAGCAACTTTTATCTCAATATGACGTGCTTCAGTCTCGCATCAAGGAACTAAAGGAAGCTGCTGAAAAAGAG GTTTGGATGTTGGCTCGAATGTGCCAACTGGAGAACAAAATACTTGCCGTAGGAGAACCTTCTTATCG TGCTCGAAGAAGTAGAGTCAAAAGAGTTCGAGAAGGCTTGGAAAACTCCCTTAGGGGAAGGATCGAACTGATTGACAGCTATGCAAGA ATTTCTTCAATGGTTGAAATCGAAGTAGAATTGGACTCTGATGTTCTTGCCGCTGAAGCAGCAAGCAACGTG GAAAGAATTGCTGAACAGATACAACAAATAATGGAGCTAGAAAATCTTGAAGAG AGATGGAGAATACAAGCAGAAGCAAACGATGAGGCAGAAAGACTCCTTAGTTCACAATCCATAGCCACGGAAGAGATTTAA
- the LOC132175324 gene encoding uncharacterized protein LOC132175324 isoform X2, translating into MTLNLGSPWLSRLSHPPLPRLSDTFAINNNTSSSSSLLPLLPCTGSSLTFANFSKTLRARASLSESESGVAGDSAVSQLLGEDLLAKVSAAKDANEALEMIADKSGTSGGVVGVDDCCLIITAALQRNNAELALSVFYAMRTSFDQGASENRPSVERWRWTRPDVHVYTTLVQGLAASLRVSDALRIIEDICQVGVSPGEEVPFGKVVRCPSCMIAVTVAQPQHGIQIVSCAKCRYKYELISGDIVSIESEEISMDVPAWKRWLRLLQIMKQRTPSAVHSIVVETPSGMARTHRFATETVDLPAQQGERVSIAVAAPSNIYREVGPFKFSPKAPNFYPGEPMCLTNHKDGRESLLLRAPQKEGSSSLLNPSILFPLLAVLATGDAASGIIDPSLPQFLSVAAVASLAVGATLNAFVFPQLNQLPQRSVDVIAIKQQLLSQYDVLQSRIKELKEAAEKEVWMLARMCQLENKILAVGEPSYRARRSRVKRVREGLENSLRGRIELIDSYARISSMVEIEVELDSDVLAAEAASNVERIAEQIQQIMELENLEERWRIQAEANDEAERLLSSQSIATEEI; encoded by the exons ATGACACTCAACTTGGGCTCCCCTTGGCTCTCTCGCCTCTCTCACCCTCCCCTCCCCAGGCTCTCCGACACCTTTGCCATTAACAATaacacttcttcttcttcttctctcttgcCTCTCTTACCATGCACCGGCAGTTCATTGACTTTTGCCAACTTCTCCAAGACCCTCAGGGCCAGAGCTTCTCTGAGCGAGAGCGAAAGTGGGGTGGCTGGGGACTCGGCGGTTTCGCAGCTGTTGGGCGAGGATTTGCTTGCTAAGGTCTCCGCTGCTAAGGATGCCAATGAAGCGTTGGAGATGATTGCTGACAAGTCTGGGACCAGTGGAGGTGTTGTCGGAGTTGATGACTGTTGCTTGATCATAACAGCCGCGCTTCAGCGCAACAATGCGGAGCTGGCCTTGTCGGTTTTCTATGCCATGCGCACGAGCTTCGACCAAG GTGCGAGTGAAAATAGACCTTCTGTTGAGAGATGGAGGTGGACCAGGCCAGACGTACACGTTTACACAACATTAGTTCAGGGTCTTGCAGCTTCATTGAGGGTTTCTGATGCTCTTAGGATAATTGAAGACATTTGCCAAGTGGGAGTATCTCCTGGGGAGGAG GTCCCTTTTGGAAAGGTCGTGAGATGTCCAAGTTGTATGATAGCTGTTACTGTTGCACAACCCCAACATGGTATTCAG ATTGTATCTTGTGCAAAGTGTCGCTACAAGTACGAACTTATTTCTGGTGACATAGTTAGTATTGAGTCAGAAGAAATCAG CATGGATGTTCCAGCATGGAAAAGATGGCTAAGATTACTGCAAATAATGAAGCAGAGAACTCCTTCTGCTGTTCACTCTATTGTG GTAGAGACTCCTTCTGGTATGGCACGCACACACAGATTTGCCACAGAAACGGTTGATCTCCCAGCACAACAAGGAGAAAGGGTTTCCATTGCTGTAGCAGCTCCATCAAACATTTATAGAGAGGTAGGTCCTTTCAAATTCAGTCCAAAGGCCCCCAATTTCTACCCTGGAGAGCCCATGTGCCTGACCAACCACAAAGATGGCCGGGAATCACTATTATTAAGAGCCCCACAAAAAGAAGGAAGCTCATCGTTACTCAACCCCTCCATCCTGTTTCCACTTCTGGCTGTGTTGGCCACCGGGGATGCTGCCTCTGGGATTATTGACCCAAGCTTGCCCCAGTTCCTCTCAGTTGCTGCAGTTGCATCTCTTGCCGTGGGAGCCACTTTAAATGCTTTCGTTTTTCCCCAGTTGAATCAA CTTCCTCAAAGATCTGTGGATGTAATTGCTATCAAGCAGCAACTTTTATCTCAATATGACGTGCTTCAGTCTCGCATCAAGGAACTAAAGGAAGCTGCTGAAAAAGAG GTTTGGATGTTGGCTCGAATGTGCCAACTGGAGAACAAAATACTTGCCGTAGGAGAACCTTCTTATCG TGCTCGAAGAAGTAGAGTCAAAAGAGTTCGAGAAGGCTTGGAAAACTCCCTTAGGGGAAGGATCGAACTGATTGACAGCTATGCAAGA ATTTCTTCAATGGTTGAAATCGAAGTAGAATTGGACTCTGATGTTCTTGCCGCTGAAGCAGCAAGCAACGTG GAAAGAATTGCTGAACAGATACAACAAATAATGGAGCTAGAAAATCTTGAAGAG AGATGGAGAATACAAGCAGAAGCAAACGATGAGGCAGAAAGACTCCTTAGTTCACAATCCATAGCCACGGAAGAGATTTAA
- the LOC132174743 gene encoding RNA pseudouridine synthase 3, mitochondrial-like — protein sequence MGRTKESVDHLQWLFSDINKENSSCKGWNDACQATYRRYWALVIGSPREKEGLICAPLTKVLLNDGKTERVILAHQSGLEASQEAITEYRVLGPMISGCSWIELRPVTGRKHQLRVHCAEALGAPIVGDYKYGWFVHQRWKQMPRVDIEPTTGKPYKLRRPDGLDVQKGSVLSKVPLLHLHCRELVLPNIAKFLQVLDQNSENLHPVVRSKPDLLRFVGSMPSHMKISWNLMSSYLV from the exons ATGGGGAGAACAAAAGAAAGTGTAGATCATCTTCAGTGGTTATTTAGTgacataaataaagaaaattcgTCCTGCAAG GGTTGGAATGATGCATGTCAAGCAACATATCGGAGGTATTGGGCTTTGGTCATAGGCTCTCCCAGGGAAAAGGAAGGGTTAATTTGTGCTCCTCTTACAAAG GTGCTCCTTAATGATGGGAAGACTGAAAGGGTCATCTTGGCTCATCAATCAGGTTTAGAAGCTTCTCAAGAGGCCATAACTGAATATCGGGTTCTTGGTCCTATGATAAGTGGATGCTCATGGATTGAACTACGACCAGTTACTGGCCGGAAGCATCAG CTCCGCGTTCATTGTGCCGAAGCTCTTGGCGCTCCGATTGTGGGTGACTACAAGTATGGTTGGTTTGTTCACCAGAGATGGAAGCAAATGCCTAGGGTTGATATTGAGCCAACAACTGGTAAACCGTACAAGTTGCGAAGGCCAGACGGTCTGGATGTTCAGAAAGGAAGTGTTTTATCTAAGGTTCCTTTGTTACATCTGCACTGTAGGGAGCTTGTCCTTCCCAACATCGCAAAGTTCCTTCAAGTTTTGGATCAAAACTCAGAAAACCTGCATCCGGTAGTTAGGTCGAAGCCAGATCTTCTTCGGTTTGTGGGATCGATGCCTTCCCACATGAAAATTAGTTGGAATCTTATGTCCTCGTATTTGGTATAA
- the LOC132175313 gene encoding uncharacterized protein LOC132175313: MATKPLTSEAIAITEKKMDMALEDIIKLSKNTKTKPKKQRRVPSKNQKSSNNLAQDKSMKVKRFMDTRSSLRQGFLAQRRSNFQGNQFPLATEVARKAAAAPLRNRAFGRNRVANWNKARSGAPPVQRRAPNGDFAAKSPRQQQQANAVPKPRSQTLDSLFANMKEQRMRILSRQNNAPLPRNGGGSRIPPWARGRVGN, encoded by the exons ATGGCGACTAAACCTCTTACAAGCGAGGCAATTGCTATTACAGAGAAGAAAATGGACATGGCATTAGAAGACATTATCAAACTGtctaaaaacaccaaaactaaacCTAAGAAGCAGCGTAGGGTTCCG AGCAAAAATCAGAAATCTTCAAATAATCTTGCTCAAGATAAATCTATGAAGGTGAAGCGTTTTATGGACACAAGATCCTCACTTAGACAG GGGTTCTTAGCTCAGAGAAGGTCAAATTTCCAGGGGAACCAATTTCCTCTGGCTACTGAGGTTGCAAGAAAGGCTGCAGCTGCTCCACTTCGTAATAGAGCTTTCGGTCGTAACAGGGTGGCTAATTGGAATAAAGCAAG GAGTGGTGCTCCACCGGTCCAGAGGAGAGCTCCAAATGGAGACTTTGCTGCAAAG TCACCCAGGCAGCAGCAGCAGGCAAATGCAGTGCCCAAGCCGAGGTCTCAAACGCTAGACTCTCTGTTTGCAAACATGAAGGAGCAGAGGATGAGGATCTTGTCACGCCAGAATAATGCTCCTCTGCCACGTAATGGAGGTGGCTCGAGAATACCACCATGGGCAAGAGGCCGAGTGGGCAACTAA